From the Oryzias latipes chromosome 22, ASM223467v1 genome, one window contains:
- the LOC110017567 gene encoding interferon alpha-inducible protein 27-like protein 2A: MVQSLVSFELCILYKSVIRYFFWRQTMGLLTLAAVAAGAGGAVVAAPVVLGVVGFTSAGIAAGSYAASMMSAAAVANGGGVAAGSAVAVLQSAGMAGLSGAATAAVGSVGGALGFLAALI; encoded by the exons ATGGTACAGAGTTTAGTTTCATTTGAACTCTGCATCCTTTATAAGTCAGTCATCAGATATTTCTTCTGGAGACAAACGATGGGACTCT tgacTTTGGCGGCTGTTGCTGCAGGAGCAG GTGGAGCTGTGGTGGCGGCTCCTGTTGTCCTCGGAGTTGTTGGCTTCACTTCGGCTGGGATTGCTGCTGGATCCTATGCAGCCAGCATGATGTCAGCAGCTGCCGTTGCTAACGGTGGAGGGGTGGCAGCTGGAAGTGCCGTGGCTGTTCTGCAGTCAGCCG GTATGGCTGGGTTGTCAGGTGCTGCCACTGCCGCCGTGGGGAGTGTTGGAGGAGCTTTGGGATTTCTGGCGGCACTCAtctga